The Roseibaca calidilacus genome has a window encoding:
- a CDS encoding transglutaminase family protein has product MARLDILHTTTYRYRQAVKLGPHRLMLRPRETRELRLFSHELSISPPATVTWAHDVAGNAIATAVFDAPTDHLVIDSRAMVELSAPAWPVFPIAASAAQFPFIYSADEWTDLGALTVPQYHDADGRFANWIDGFVMARPTDTLSLLKDISNGVFMQISYQSRDAEGTQSPIETLDRGWGSCRDFAVLLAESARRLGLGARIVSGYLSDPETSLIGSAGAGSTHAWVEIFIPGAGWIAFDPTNRSVGSQNLIPVAVGRGIHQISPIAGKISGGPNVFCDLSVGVSVRMSVPFGDAI; this is encoded by the coding sequence TTGGCCCGCCTCGACATCCTCCACACCACAACCTACCGGTACCGTCAGGCGGTTAAACTTGGACCGCACCGGCTGATGCTGCGTCCCCGCGAAACGCGAGAGTTGCGGCTGTTCTCACACGAACTGTCCATCTCGCCGCCAGCGACCGTAACCTGGGCGCATGATGTGGCCGGCAACGCGATCGCTACCGCCGTCTTTGACGCTCCGACAGATCATTTGGTGATCGATAGCCGCGCCATGGTAGAACTGAGTGCGCCAGCCTGGCCAGTCTTTCCCATCGCGGCTTCGGCCGCACAATTTCCCTTCATCTATTCTGCCGACGAATGGACGGACCTCGGTGCGCTGACGGTTCCTCAATACCACGATGCCGATGGCCGCTTTGCCAACTGGATCGACGGTTTTGTGATGGCGCGCCCGACCGACACGCTGTCGCTTCTGAAAGACATCAGCAATGGCGTGTTCATGCAGATTTCTTATCAGAGCCGTGACGCAGAAGGCACCCAGTCGCCGATCGAGACACTCGACCGGGGATGGGGCTCGTGCCGTGATTTCGCGGTCCTGCTCGCAGAATCTGCCCGCCGTCTTGGCCTGGGCGCTCGTATTGTCTCGGGCTATCTGTCCGATCCCGAAACAAGCCTCATCGGGTCGGCAGGCGCCGGATCTACACATGCCTGGGTCGAGATATTTATCCCCGGCGCTGGCTGGATTGCCTTCGATCCAACCAACCGAAGCGTCGGATCGCAGAACTTGATACCAGTTGCCGTCGGTCGGGGCATTCACCAAATTTCTCCAATAGCGGGAAAGATATCGGGAGGCCCAAATGTCTTTTGTGATCTTTCGGTTGGAGTTTCGGTTCGAATGTCAGTGCCTTTTGGTGACGCAATCTAA
- a CDS encoding TniB family NTP-binding protein — MAARLAPVRASAIGAENGAFDFPGYPTAAPTHDAMQLLLERSPPLRPRGSPLAGPFNNGKSMIPEYFAADQQRAGVIQKKEVAGLEFVFEASKLHREHIPRR, encoded by the coding sequence ATGGCGGCGCGGCTGGCACCGGTCAGAGCTTCGGCCATCGGGGCCGAAAACGGGGCATTCGATTTCCCCGGTTATCCCACTGCTGCGCCGACGCATGACGCGATGCAGCTGCTGCTGGAGCGGTCGCCACCCCTACGTCCACGCGGTTCGCCGCTTGCCGGTCCATTCAACAATGGCAAGAGCATGATCCCCGAGTACTTCGCCGCCGATCAGCAAAGGGCTGGGGTGATCCAGAAAAAGGAAGTTGCGGGCCTAGAGTTCGTATTTGAAGCGTCGAAACTCCACCGCGAGCATATACCTCGAAGGTAA
- a CDS encoding helix-turn-helix domain-containing protein encodes MNMLAHRHLPPTPQDAAIARVSGQALSRFARARAPLKLRVTDSEQMEPIELPAGAVSLLIEILEAMAAGRGVTIIPENAELSTVQAAEVLNVSRPFLIKLLEDGSIPHRKVGKHRRVRMEDVMSYKAAIDNEREAVLDQLAADAQDQDMGYGSK; translated from the coding sequence ATGAACATGTTGGCACACCGGCATCTCCCACCGACCCCGCAGGACGCAGCGATCGCGCGCGTCTCGGGACAGGCGCTGTCGCGCTTTGCCCGGGCACGCGCGCCGTTGAAGCTTCGCGTGACGGACTCCGAGCAGATGGAGCCGATAGAGCTTCCTGCGGGCGCTGTGTCACTGCTCATTGAAATCCTCGAGGCGATGGCAGCGGGGCGCGGGGTCACCATCATCCCCGAGAATGCAGAGCTCTCGACAGTGCAGGCAGCTGAGGTCCTGAACGTCTCGCGGCCGTTCCTGATCAAGCTGCTCGAGGATGGCAGTATCCCGCATCGGAAGGTCGGCAAGCATCGCCGCGTCCGCATGGAAGACGTCATGTCGTACAAGGCAGCCATCGACAACGAGCGCGAAGCCGTCCTTGATCAACTGGCCGCCGACGCACAGGACCAGGACATGGGCTATGGCTCGAAATGA
- a CDS encoding Fic family protein, translated as MIETPGRIEPCFFEEHIPASLADLSVEIQREAAGLGQGLHPDSAAELADLVRVMNCYYSNLIEGHNTRPRDIERALAGAELEAETRPLALEARAHVIVQRSIDKLHQDGTLPRPTSAAFLTWAHKAFYDEMPDEFRRIEHPDGTSEPIIPGRMRQEGDSEVAVGRHLPPSSGRVAAFIDHFDKRFQVAARSASGRIIAIASAHHRLNFIHPFPDGNGRVSRLMSHAMALEAGIGGQGLWSISRGLARGLADRGEYKRMMDMADSPRRGDRDGRGNLSEAALKTYCEWFLKVTLDQITFSAKLFDLGGLEKRYRRLVKDTIDDKRAPDLISAVLRYGTLERGEAQIVLKTSERTARNTLSKLSAAGYLSSASPKTPVRLAFPLDYRERLFPNLFADGDLPA; from the coding sequence ATGATAGAGACACCCGGCAGGATCGAACCTTGCTTCTTCGAGGAGCACATACCTGCCAGCCTGGCGGACCTGTCGGTCGAAATCCAGCGCGAGGCGGCAGGGCTGGGACAGGGCCTGCACCCGGACAGTGCGGCCGAACTGGCTGACCTGGTCAGGGTGATGAACTGCTACTACTCGAACTTGATCGAGGGGCACAACACGCGCCCGCGTGACATCGAACGCGCCCTCGCCGGAGCCGAGCTTGAGGCTGAGACACGACCTCTTGCGCTGGAAGCCCGCGCCCATGTCATCGTCCAGCGGTCGATCGACAAGCTGCACCAAGACGGCACCTTGCCACGACCAACGTCCGCCGCCTTCCTCACCTGGGCGCACAAGGCCTTCTACGACGAGATGCCCGACGAGTTCCGGCGGATCGAACACCCGGATGGAACAAGCGAGCCAATCATTCCGGGTCGTATGCGGCAGGAGGGTGACAGCGAAGTTGCCGTCGGTCGCCATCTGCCCCCGTCTTCGGGTCGGGTCGCGGCCTTCATTGATCACTTCGACAAGCGGTTTCAGGTCGCGGCCCGCTCGGCGAGCGGGCGGATCATCGCTATCGCCTCGGCGCACCACCGGCTCAACTTCATCCACCCGTTTCCCGACGGGAACGGGCGGGTCAGCCGCCTGATGTCACATGCGATGGCGCTCGAGGCGGGTATCGGAGGTCAGGGGCTTTGGTCTATCTCGCGCGGTCTGGCGCGCGGATTGGCGGATCGGGGCGAATACAAGCGCATGATGGACATGGCCGATTCCCCACGCCGTGGAGATCGCGACGGGCGGGGCAATCTATCCGAGGCCGCGCTGAAGACCTATTGCGAATGGTTCCTGAAGGTAACGCTGGATCAGATCACGTTCTCAGCCAAGCTCTTCGACCTTGGCGGTTTGGAAAAGCGCTACCGGCGCTTGGTCAAAGACACGATCGACGACAAGCGTGCGCCCGACCTCATCTCGGCAGTCCTTCGCTATGGCACGCTGGAACGCGGCGAAGCGCAGATCGTGCTCAAGACATCCGAGCGCACAGCGCGCAACACGTTGAGCAAGCTGAGTGCGGCGGGCTATCTGTCATCTGCCTCACCGAAGACGCCTGTACGGCTGGCGTTTCCTCTCGACTACCGCGAACGACTTTTCCCGAACCTGTTCGCAGATGGGGATCTGCCCGCTTAG
- a CDS encoding recombinase family protein: MLIGYARVSKADGSQSLDLQRDALITASVEEEQIYSDLASGKKDDRSGLEDCLKALREGDVLVVWKLDRLGRSLHHLVKTVSMLSERGVGLKVLTGQGAQIDTTTAAGRLSFGIFAALAEFESELIRERTMAGLQAARARGRKGGRKFALTKAQVRMAQAAMASRDTSVSELCKELGVKPVTLYRYVDPNGNLRDYGKRVLTA; encoded by the coding sequence ATGCTGATCGGCTATGCCCGCGTCTCAAAAGCCGACGGTAGCCAGTCCCTAGACCTGCAGCGGGATGCCTTGATCACAGCGAGCGTGGAAGAAGAACAGATTTACTCAGATCTGGCGTCGGGCAAGAAGGATGACCGATCCGGTCTGGAGGACTGCCTCAAGGCATTGCGTGAGGGGGATGTGCTGGTCGTGTGGAAGCTCGACCGCTTGGGGCGCAGCCTCCACCACCTTGTTAAAACCGTCAGCATGCTGTCCGAGCGTGGCGTCGGCCTCAAGGTTCTAACCGGGCAAGGGGCGCAGATTGACACAACAACTGCGGCAGGACGGCTTTCATTCGGCATCTTTGCCGCTCTCGCCGAATTTGAAAGCGAGTTGATACGCGAACGCACAATGGCCGGGTTACAAGCCGCCCGCGCCCGCGGCCGGAAAGGTGGAAGGAAATTTGCTCTGACAAAAGCGCAGGTGCGAATGGCGCAGGCCGCTATGGCCAGCCGCGACACATCGGTTTCAGAACTTTGTAAGGAATTGGGGGTCAAACCGGTCACACTCTACCGATATGTCGACCCGAACGGCAATCTGCGCGATTACGGGAAACGGGTTCTCACCGCTTAG
- a CDS encoding FliG C-terminal domain-containing protein, which translates to MSGSSIAVPSANLAPQRQAAGRAAPPAPRARTDHLSGAQKAAIVMRVLLAEGVDLPLSRLPEQDQAAMTQALASLRLIDRPTMCAVVEEFVEMLEQVGMSFPESIEDALTLLDGKLDSKVSTRLRAVARGGGGDDPWSVVELAELPALCAILQNESTVVGAVVLSKLSTEKAARLLAALPRHTAQTLALAVARTDSISPGAVARIGQSLADQLRDIPARAFSSPSAQRIGNILNSSPSALRDQLLSEMEQANRDFASGVRRSIFTFQDIPQRVGARDVASVLRSLSEDDLRLILSANDVGSRPTMDFLLDNISKRLAETMREDASALPKPSAEALDAAQSRVAAAIRAMADAGDLDLLPPPQQG; encoded by the coding sequence ATGTCCGGATCAAGTATTGCCGTTCCCTCGGCTAATCTCGCCCCACAAAGGCAGGCGGCGGGAAGGGCTGCGCCCCCTGCCCCACGCGCGCGCACTGACCATCTCAGCGGGGCACAGAAAGCGGCCATTGTCATGCGCGTTCTGTTGGCCGAAGGGGTGGATCTGCCGCTATCGCGCCTGCCGGAACAAGACCAAGCTGCGATGACACAGGCCCTCGCCTCTCTGCGGTTGATCGATCGGCCCACCATGTGCGCGGTGGTCGAAGAATTCGTCGAGATGCTGGAACAGGTCGGCATGTCATTTCCAGAAAGTATAGAAGACGCGCTGACGCTGCTGGATGGCAAACTTGACAGCAAGGTCAGCACAAGGCTGCGCGCCGTTGCGCGCGGCGGCGGGGGGGATGACCCATGGTCGGTGGTCGAATTGGCGGAACTGCCCGCTCTGTGCGCAATTTTGCAAAACGAAAGCACGGTGGTGGGCGCTGTTGTTTTGTCCAAACTCAGCACTGAAAAAGCCGCGCGCCTGCTTGCCGCCCTGCCCCGTCACACCGCCCAAACCCTTGCCCTTGCGGTGGCGCGCACGGACAGCATCTCTCCGGGTGCGGTGGCGCGGATCGGGCAATCGCTGGCGGACCAGTTGCGCGACATCCCCGCTCGGGCCTTCAGCAGCCCTTCGGCGCAGCGGATCGGGAATATTCTGAATTCCTCTCCTTCCGCGCTGCGGGACCAGCTTTTATCGGAAATGGAACAGGCCAACCGCGACTTTGCAAGCGGGGTGCGCCGGTCAATCTTTACCTTTCAGGATATTCCGCAGCGGGTGGGCGCGCGCGACGTGGCGTCGGTGCTGCGCAGCCTGTCAGAGGACGATCTGCGCCTGATCCTGTCTGCAAATGACGTCGGCAGCCGCCCCACGATGGATTTTCTGTTGGATAACATCAGCAAGCGCCTTGCAGAGACAATGCGCGAGGATGCGAGTGCCCTGCCCAAACCCTCTGCCGAAGCGCTTGACGCCGCCCAAAGCCGGGTTGCCGCCGCGATCCGCGCCATGGCTGATGCCGGTGACCTGGACCTTCTGCCCCCACCGCAGCAGGGGTGA
- the purB gene encoding adenylosuccinate lyase, whose amino-acid sequence MIPRYSRPEMVSIWSPETKFRIWYEIEAHACDAQAKLGVIPAESAAAVWKAKDVEFDVARIDEIEAVTKHDVIAFLTHLAEIIGNDEARFVHQGMTSSDVLDTTFNVQLVRAADLLLADMDGLLDALKRRAMEHKFTIRMGRSHGIHAEPTTMGLTLARFYAEMKRNRDRLEAARAEVATGAISGAVGTFANIDPAVEAHVCAQMGLAPEPISTQVIPRDRHAMFFATLGVIASSIENIAIEIRHMQRTEVLEAEEFFSKGQKGSSAMPHKRNPVLTENLTGLARLVRMAVIPAMENVALWHERDISHSSVERMIGPDATVTLDFALARLTGVIDKLVVYPDNMIANMNKFRGLIHSQRVLLALTQAGVSRETAYTLVQRNAMKVWEHGADFLDELLADADVRAALTEEAIRAKFDLDYHTKHVETIFSRVFDA is encoded by the coding sequence ATGATCCCGCGTTATTCCCGCCCTGAAATGGTGTCCATCTGGTCCCCGGAAACGAAATTCCGCATCTGGTACGAGATTGAGGCCCATGCCTGCGATGCGCAAGCAAAACTGGGTGTGATCCCGGCAGAAAGCGCCGCAGCGGTCTGGAAAGCAAAGGATGTAGAATTTGACGTCGCCCGCATTGACGAGATCGAGGCCGTCACCAAGCATGACGTGATCGCCTTTCTGACCCATCTGGCAGAGATCATTGGCAATGACGAAGCGCGCTTCGTGCATCAGGGCATGACCAGTTCAGATGTGCTGGACACCACCTTCAACGTGCAGCTTGTGCGCGCCGCCGATCTGCTGCTGGCCGATATGGACGGCTTGCTGGACGCTTTGAAGCGCCGCGCGATGGAGCATAAGTTCACCATCCGCATGGGCCGCAGCCACGGCATTCATGCCGAGCCGACCACCATGGGCCTGACGCTGGCGCGGTTCTACGCCGAGATGAAGCGCAACCGCGACCGTCTGGAAGCCGCGCGCGCCGAAGTGGCCACGGGCGCGATTTCGGGCGCTGTCGGCACATTTGCCAATATCGACCCGGCGGTGGAAGCGCATGTCTGCGCACAGATGGGCCTGGCCCCGGAACCGATCAGCACGCAGGTCATCCCCCGCGACCGGCACGCCATGTTCTTTGCCACGCTGGGCGTGATTGCCAGCAGCATTGAGAATATCGCCATAGAAATTCGCCATATGCAGCGCACCGAAGTGCTGGAGGCCGAGGAATTTTTCAGCAAGGGCCAAAAGGGTTCGTCGGCCATGCCGCACAAACGCAACCCGGTGCTTACGGAAAACCTGACCGGTCTTGCACGGCTGGTGCGCATGGCAGTCATCCCGGCCATGGAAAACGTCGCGCTTTGGCATGAGCGCGACATCTCGCATTCTTCGGTCGAACGCATGATCGGCCCGGACGCGACCGTGACGCTGGATTTCGCGCTGGCCCGCTTAACAGGTGTGATCGACAAGCTGGTGGTCTATCCCGACAACATGATCGCCAACATGAACAAGTTCCGCGGTCTGATCCACAGCCAGCGCGTGCTTCTGGCGCTGACCCAAGCCGGTGTCAGCCGCGAGACCGCCTATACCCTCGTGCAGCGCAACGCGATGAAGGTCTGGGAACACGGCGCCGATTTTCTTGATGAATTGTTGGCCGATGCAGATGTGCGCGCCGCGCTTACCGAAGAGGCGATCCGCGCAAAATTTGACCTCGATTACCACACCAAACATGTCGAGACGATATTCAGCAGGGTCTTTGACGCGTAA
- a CDS encoding glycosyltransferase family 2 protein, with protein MSACVDICIPFFKDDPVLLIEQIARQTDADRYRLLVCDDGSGLPDLSQRVAQALQAHPGPAVFFTLAANCGRAHARNVMLQDIRSDWVLMLDADMALDRPDFIEVYRSAARRMGHACCVVGGFRIDPSDVTPATRLHAAQSAKSECKPASQRARDPGRFVYSSSVFVHRSIIERHIFDPQFQAWGWEDVEWGWRIVQDSPVYHIDNPARHLGLDPDRVLVAKYAESVDNFRRIRRLYPEKTRHMPIARASYMLSFLPFQTRLGRVLKWVALLGALPAGLRVYALKLYRASLYARVYHD; from the coding sequence ATGTCAGCTTGCGTCGATATCTGCATCCCGTTCTTCAAGGATGACCCGGTGCTGCTGATCGAACAGATTGCGCGCCAGACTGATGCGGATCGCTACAGGCTGCTGGTCTGTGATGACGGATCGGGTTTGCCCGACCTGTCGCAGCGCGTGGCCCAAGCGTTGCAAGCCCATCCCGGCCCTGCCGTGTTCTTTACCCTTGCTGCCAATTGCGGACGCGCGCATGCGCGCAACGTCATGTTGCAGGACATCCGTTCTGACTGGGTGCTGATGCTTGACGCCGATATGGCGCTGGACCGTCCCGATTTCATAGAAGTTTACCGCAGTGCGGCGCGGCGCATGGGGCACGCCTGTTGCGTGGTCGGCGGGTTCCGGATTGACCCGTCCGATGTTACGCCCGCAACCCGGCTGCACGCGGCGCAATCTGCCAAATCGGAATGCAAACCCGCAAGCCAGCGGGCGCGCGACCCCGGCCGGTTTGTCTACAGTTCTTCGGTCTTTGTGCATCGCTCTATCATAGAGCGGCATATTTTTGATCCGCAATTTCAGGCATGGGGATGGGAAGATGTGGAATGGGGCTGGCGGATCGTGCAAGACAGCCCTGTCTACCACATAGACAACCCGGCGCGGCATCTGGGGCTGGACCCGGACAGGGTTTTGGTTGCGAAATACGCCGAATCTGTTGATAATTTTCGTAGAATCCGGCGCTTATACCCCGAGAAAACCCGACATATGCCCATTGCGCGCGCATCCTACATGTTGTCATTTTTGCCGTTCCAGACCCGGCTTGGCCGCGTGCTTAAGTGGGTCGCGTTGCTTGGCGCATTGCCCGCTGGCTTGCGGGTCTATGCGCTAAAGCTCTATCGTGCGTCGCTATATGCAAGGGTGTATCATGACTGA
- a CDS encoding polysaccharide deacetylase family protein, with amino-acid sequence MTESDHDQRRSLSRRVARRLTGMVRVAPLLRSDTRFRLSFAFDDCPDSACTRGVQILEQRGLHATFFIATGLLGQNGVSGPITTPSRLRELAARGHEIALHTHAHDDLTHLSVTQAVEDVTRNIKELEDILGAPPSPHFAYPFGETTLSLKRALIPYITTARGVRSGVNKAFADRMQLFACDLGSHRPDYVTAARRMMKHAANSGGWLVMFTHDVAPDPSPYGVTPDILECLLDDAAALGAELRPVRDVWASLSA; translated from the coding sequence ATGACTGAAAGCGATCACGACCAGCGGCGAAGCTTGTCGCGCCGGGTTGCGCGGCGATTGACCGGCATGGTGCGCGTGGCGCCCTTGCTGCGGTCAGATACTCGGTTTCGACTGTCTTTCGCTTTCGACGATTGCCCCGATAGCGCCTGCACCCGCGGGGTCCAGATTCTGGAACAAAGGGGCTTGCACGCGACGTTTTTCATCGCGACGGGCTTGCTGGGGCAAAATGGTGTGTCCGGCCCGATCACAACACCAAGCAGGCTTCGCGAATTGGCCGCGCGCGGGCATGAGATTGCGCTGCACACCCATGCGCATGATGACCTGACGCATCTTTCAGTGACGCAAGCTGTTGAGGATGTGACGCGGAATATCAAGGAATTGGAAGACATTCTTGGCGCGCCCCCTAGCCCGCATTTCGCGTATCCCTTTGGCGAAACAACGCTGTCGCTGAAACGTGCGCTCATCCCGTATATCACCACGGCGCGCGGCGTGCGCAGCGGTGTGAACAAGGCATTTGCAGATCGGATGCAGCTTTTTGCCTGCGATTTGGGCAGCCACCGGCCCGATTATGTGACAGCCGCGCGCCGGATGATGAAACATGCCGCGAATTCGGGCGGTTGGCTTGTAATGTTCACGCATGATGTTGCGCCCGACCCAAGCCCTTATGGCGTGACACCAGATATTCTGGAATGCCTGTTGGATGATGCCGCAGCCCTTGGGGCAGAGTTGCGCCCTGTGCGCGATGTCTGGGCAAGCCTATCTGCCTGA
- a CDS encoding SulP family inorganic anion transporter encodes MLQRYLPILSWLPGYSRADLTNDAIAAAVVTIMLIPQGMAYAMLAGLPPQAGLYGAILPLLLYAVFGTSRPLAVGPVAVVALMTAASAGAIAQAGSAEFHYAALWLALISGALMLAMGLFRLGFIANFLSHPVISGFITAAGILIAASQLRHLLGAPIGGKTLPQVIPSIVANLGNINPATVIVSAALLAFLFWARKGAAPLLERFGLAPASAKLLAKTALLVAVVVSTLLAWGLGLERFGIAILGDIPRGLPEFGLPPMDLGLIQLLLVPAVMIAIVGYVESISIAQTLAAKKRQSVNPDNELIALGLANIGAGVSNAMPVTGGLSRTIVNYDAGVSTPAAGAMTALSIGAAIMVLTPLMYFLPRATLAAIIIVAVLSLLDFRALPRTWAYSRADGAAMAATMVFTLLMGVEMGLMAGVGLSLGLFLFRTSRPHMAVVGQVAGTEHFRNVERHRVVTDPAVFAIRVDESLYFPNARALEDRIVQALSDQPDLRHVVLQCTAVNYIDASALESLEAVNTRLKDGGVTFHLSEVKGPVMDQLARGHFLHDLTGEVFLTQFDAMAKLSPDLTRSCAAEQRCDTLLRSA; translated from the coding sequence ATGCTCCAGCGCTATCTTCCCATTCTGTCATGGCTTCCCGGATATTCGCGCGCCGATCTGACAAATGACGCAATCGCCGCCGCTGTCGTGACGATCATGCTGATCCCGCAAGGCATGGCCTATGCCATGTTGGCCGGGCTGCCGCCGCAAGCCGGGCTATACGGCGCGATCCTGCCATTGCTGCTATATGCGGTGTTTGGCACATCGCGGCCCTTGGCGGTTGGCCCGGTGGCCGTGGTGGCGCTGATGACGGCGGCCTCTGCCGGGGCGATTGCGCAAGCGGGCAGCGCGGAATTTCACTACGCCGCCTTGTGGCTTGCGCTGATCTCTGGCGCGCTGATGCTGGCAATGGGGTTGTTCCGGCTGGGGTTTATCGCCAATTTCCTGTCGCATCCGGTGATATCGGGTTTCATCACCGCCGCCGGAATATTGATTGCCGCCAGCCAGTTGCGCCATCTTCTTGGCGCACCCATCGGCGGCAAAACGCTGCCGCAGGTGATCCCCTCGATCGTGGCAAACCTTGGCAATATCAACCCGGCAACGGTGATCGTCTCTGCCGCGCTGCTGGCCTTTCTGTTCTGGGCGCGCAAAGGGGCCGCGCCGCTGCTGGAACGGTTCGGGCTTGCCCCGGCGAGCGCCAAACTGCTGGCGAAAACAGCCCTTCTGGTGGCGGTGGTCGTCTCTACCCTGCTGGCATGGGGGTTGGGGTTGGAACGCTTCGGCATTGCCATTCTGGGCGATATTCCGCGCGGCTTGCCCGAATTCGGCCTGCCGCCGATGGATCTGGGATTGATCCAGCTTTTGCTGGTGCCTGCGGTCATGATCGCCATCGTGGGCTATGTTGAAAGCATATCCATCGCGCAGACCTTGGCTGCCAAGAAGCGGCAATCGGTGAACCCGGACAACGAACTCATCGCGCTGGGGCTGGCCAATATCGGCGCAGGCGTGTCGAATGCCATGCCGGTTACGGGTGGGCTGTCGCGCACCATTGTGAACTATGACGCGGGCGTGTCCACCCCGGCGGCGGGCGCGATGACGGCCTTGTCCATCGGGGCCGCGATCATGGTTCTGACGCCGCTGATGTATTTCCTGCCGCGCGCCACGCTGGCCGCGATCATTATCGTTGCGGTGCTGAGCCTGCTGGATTTCCGCGCCCTGCCCCGCACATGGGCCTATTCGCGCGCCGATGGCGCAGCAATGGCGGCGACCATGGTGTTTACGCTGCTGATGGGCGTGGAAATGGGGCTGATGGCCGGTGTCGGCCTGTCGCTGGGTCTGTTCTTGTTCCGCACCTCGCGCCCGCATATGGCTGTGGTGGGGCAAGTGGCCGGGACCGAACATTTCCGCAATGTCGAGCGTCACCGCGTTGTGACCGACCCGGCGGTATTTGCCATTCGGGTGGATGAATCGCTCTATTTTCCCAATGCGCGCGCGCTGGAAGACCGGATTGTTCAGGCGCTGTCCGACCAGCCCGACCTGCGCCATGTGGTGCTGCAATGCACGGCGGTCAATTATATCGACGCCTCTGCGCTGGAAAGCCTGGAAGCGGTGAACACGCGGCTGAAAGATGGTGGCGTTACCTTCCACCTGTCCGAAGTGAAAGGCCCGGTCATGGACCAATTGGCACGCGGGCATTTCCTGCACGATCTGACGGGCGAGGTGTTTCTGACACAATTCGACGCCATGGCGAAATTGTCGCCGGATCTGACCCGCAGTTGCGCGGCAGAACAGCGGTGCGACACGTTGTTGCGCTCTGCCTGA
- a CDS encoding cytochrome b yields MSLKSTPSRYGSVAMAFHWLTALAILALMVTGQMMDGLQDAARQIAILKWHVPMGLAVLLLTLARIAWWFFADRHPAPLGTGWQALAAKAGHTALYALLLVMTVSGVALMALSGAGEVVFFGSTAPLPQFSDYLPRIPHGLGAKLLIALVALHVAAAIWHQRVKRDGAMTRILPVRD; encoded by the coding sequence ATGTCGCTGAAAAGCACACCCTCTCGCTATGGCAGCGTTGCCATGGCCTTTCACTGGCTGACGGCGCTGGCCATTCTGGCGCTGATGGTCACAGGGCAAATGATGGACGGGCTGCAAGATGCCGCCCGCCAGATCGCCATTCTGAAATGGCATGTGCCGATGGGGCTGGCAGTGCTGCTGCTGACGCTGGCGCGCATTGCATGGTGGTTTTTTGCCGACCGCCACCCTGCCCCACTGGGCACTGGCTGGCAGGCACTTGCTGCCAAGGCAGGCCACACAGCCCTTTACGCGCTGCTATTGGTGATGACCGTGTCGGGCGTGGCGCTTATGGCGCTGTCGGGCGCGGGAGAGGTCGTGTTCTTCGGCAGCACTGCCCCGCTGCCCCAGTTCAGCGATTACCTGCCCCGCATACCCCATGGTCTGGGCGCGAAACTGCTGATCGCGCTGGTCGCGCTGCATGTCGCAGCCGCGATCTGGCACCAACGTGTGAAGCGCGACGGGGCCATGACCCGTATCCTGCCTGTGCGCGACTAA
- a CDS encoding acyl carrier protein, with protein sequence MSDIADRVKKIVVEHLGVDEAKITEGASFIDDLGADSLDTVELVMAFEEEFGIEIPDDAAENIQTFGDAVKFITEAA encoded by the coding sequence ATGAGCGATATCGCGGATCGGGTGAAGAAGATCGTTGTCGAACATCTGGGCGTCGACGAAGCCAAGATCACGGAAGGCGCGTCCTTCATTGACGATCTGGGCGCGGACAGCTTGGACACGGTCGAACTGGTCATGGCGTTTGAAGAAGAATTCGGCATCGAGATTCCCGATGACGCCGCCGAGAACATCCAGACCTTCGGCGATGCTGTGAAATTCATCACCGAAGCTGCCTAA